The window AGAAGGCGGGCGCGCGGCTGCACGAGCGCTGCAACGTCGGCGCTCCGATCATCGACGACCGCACGGGCCGGATCACCGGAGTGCACGCGAAGCTCGGCGACGCCGACTCCAAGGAGAAGCGCGAGGTCACCTTCCACGCGCCCCTCGTGGTCGCCGCCGACGGCAACTCGACCCGGCTGTCGCTCGCGATGGGCCTGCACCGCCGCGAGGACCGTCCGATGGGCGTCGCGGTCCGTACGTACTTCACGTCCCCGCGCCACGACGACGACTACCTGGAGTCGTGGCTGGAGCTCTGGGACAAGCGAGGCCCGGGCGAGGACCGGCTGCTGCCCGGCTACGGCTGGATCTTCGGCATGGGCGACGGTACGTCGAACGTCGGCCTGGGCGTCCTCAACACCACGTCCTCCTTCAAGGAACTGGACTGGCGCGAGGTCCTGAAGGCCTGGTGTGCCTCGATGCCCGAGGACTGGGGCTACACCCCGGAGAACATGACGATCCCGATCCGGGGCGCCGCTCTCCCGATGGCCTTCAACCGCCAGCCCCACTACACGAAGGGCCTGTTGCTCGTCGGCGACGCGGGCGGCATGGTGAACCCCTTCAACGGCGAGGGCATCGCGTACGCCATGGAGTCCGGGCAGATCGCCGCCGACGTCATCGTCCAGGCGCACGCCCGCGCGACCCCCGCCCAGCGCGAACTCGCCCTCCAGCGCTACCCGAAGGTCCTCAAGGACACCTACGGCGGCTACTACACGCTCGGCCGCGCCTTCGTGAAGCTCATCGGCAACCCGAAGGTCATGAAGATCGCCACGCAGCGGGGTCTCACGCACCCCATTCTGATGAAGTTCACGCTGAAGATGCTCGCCAACCTGACCGACCCGACGGGCGGCGACGCGATGGACCGCATCATCAACGGTCTCTCGAAGGTGGCCCCGAGGGCGTGACCCACCGGCCGGGTCGTACCGCCGCGCCCCGAAGGGGCGCGGGGAACCGCGCGATCAGCCACGACGGCGCCGCAGACGACAGCCGGCCTTCTTCGGCGCTTCCGGCGGGGCCGGCCGCCCGCTGGGGCCGACGAGGCCCCTGAGGCGCGCCTGAGGGCCGCTTCCCCTCCTCGGGGAAGCGGCCCTCACGTTGCGCGGCCGAGAGCCGGAGAGGCCCTGCCAGTGGCCTGGAGAGCCCGGCCGGAGGTCAGAGCACGCGTACCGCGCCGCTCGCCGGGTAGCCCGACAGGTCCTGGATGACGACACCCTTCGAGGGGTTCGCGGCGTCCAGGTACTGGCCGTTACCGATGTAGACACCCACGTGGTACGCCGAGCCCGCGCCACCCCAGTAGAGGATGTCGCCGACCTGGACGTTGGACAGCGAGACCGGGGTGCCGGCCACGGACTGGTCCTGGGAGACGCGCGGCAGGTCCACGCCGACCTGCTTGTACGCGGCCTGCACCAGGCTGGAGCAGTCCCATGCGTCCGGGCCGCTGGCGCCCATGACGTAGGCGTCACCGAGCTGCGCCTTGAGGAAGTTGATGACCGTGCCGACGCTGCCGCTCGCGGGGGCGGGGACGTCACTGTCGGCCGACGTCGAGGTGAGCGTGGTCCGCTCGGAGGACCGGGTGGCGCGCTCGGCGGCGGCCTTGCGGGCGTCCTCGGCCTTCTGCTTGGCCTCCGCCTTCTTCTTGGCGTCGGCGAGGTCCGCCTTGGCCTGCTTGGCGGCCTTGGCGGCGGCCGCGTCGCGCTCGGCCCGAAGCTGGTAGTCGGCCGCGGCCTGCTGGGTGACCTCCGCGGACTCCGCGACCTGGGCGGTCATGTCGGCCGTGAGGGTGGGCAGCTCGATGGTCTGGGTCACCGGCTCGGCAGCGTTCGCCGATCCGGCCGCACCGGCCACTGCCAGGGTGCTGAGGACGCCACCGGCAACTCCGGCGCGCATCGCGAGCGCCGAGCTGCTGCGAGGCCGGGGTTTCCGGTGGCTGCGTATGTGAGCGGTGTGGGACATAGGGACAACCGGTATCAGGGGCTCCTCCATACCTTCAAGAAACGTGTGGTGCGCCACAGTTGTTCAATGGGCCGCCCGAATCCCGGGCGTGGCGTTCCTTATTGACGCCGTAACGGGCATTGCGGACACTGCCCGCGAAGCCTGTGATCACGGCCTTTCCGCGTTACGTCCGAATTGCCCGCGACCTACCACTCGTTGGAGCGGTTGGCCAAGCCCGGTTGTTTCCCGGCTGTTACCAATGTGACGCAGGTCACGGAACGGCTGGTCCTGCGGCGGTGTCACGCGTGTGAGGCGGGGGAGCCGTGAAGGTCGGGCCGACGGACGCGTTCCGCTCGTGAACGGATGCACGCGCCCGGGTCGTCCACACCGGGCACCGCAACTCCCCCCGAAGTGTGAACGAGTTCCTCTATCAAGCACCGATGTCCAACGCCAATTTGCCTTGGATCTCGCGGCCTTGATAGTGCGTCGAAGCCTGGACCAGCGACGACGGGCGAAAATGTCACCTCTGGTGATCACTCGGACGCTTCTCGTACGAAGATCGGCACTGATCCGACTTCATGATCCTTCGCCGGGTGGTGGAGATCACAAAGACGTTGTCGTACCCCGTGTCGCAGATCACAGACCCGCAGGCATAAGATGCGGGGCAGTTGGGCTTGTGACCTGCTTCACATGTACACGATCTTCGTGGAGCCGCACGGAGCTCGTGGGCCTCATGAGGTTCATGGGGCACGCGGGGCAGGGAACAACGTCTGATGCAACCGCCAGCAGTCAATGCCGACTGAGAGGAGCGAGGAGCGGTGAACGCGTATGCGCCCATCCTCGTACTGGGAGCCCTCGGAGCAGGCTTTGCGATCTTCTCC is drawn from Streptomyces liliifuscus and contains these coding sequences:
- a CDS encoding geranylgeranyl reductase family protein, with the translated sequence MTESQPLSEHTADVIVVGAGPAGSTTAYYLAKAGLDVLLLEKTAFPREKVCGDGLTPRATKQLVSMGIDISEEAGWLRNKGLRIIGGGVRLQLDWPDLAAYPDYGLVRKRDDFDEQLARQAQKAGARLHERCNVGAPIIDDRTGRITGVHAKLGDADSKEKREVTFHAPLVVAADGNSTRLSLAMGLHRREDRPMGVAVRTYFTSPRHDDDYLESWLELWDKRGPGEDRLLPGYGWIFGMGDGTSNVGLGVLNTTSSFKELDWREVLKAWCASMPEDWGYTPENMTIPIRGAALPMAFNRQPHYTKGLLLVGDAGGMVNPFNGEGIAYAMESGQIAADVIVQAHARATPAQRELALQRYPKVLKDTYGGYYTLGRAFVKLIGNPKVMKIATQRGLTHPILMKFTLKMLANLTDPTGGDAMDRIINGLSKVAPRA
- a CDS encoding C40 family peptidase, giving the protein MEEPLIPVVPMSHTAHIRSHRKPRPRSSSALAMRAGVAGGVLSTLAVAGAAGSANAAEPVTQTIELPTLTADMTAQVAESAEVTQQAAADYQLRAERDAAAAKAAKQAKADLADAKKKAEAKQKAEDARKAAAERATRSSERTTLTSTSADSDVPAPASGSVGTVINFLKAQLGDAYVMGASGPDAWDCSSLVQAAYKQVGVDLPRVSQDQSVAGTPVSLSNVQVGDILYWGGAGSAYHVGVYIGNGQYLDAANPSKGVVIQDLSGYPASGAVRVL